A window of Pyrobaculum aerophilum str. IM2 contains these coding sequences:
- the serS gene encoding serine--tRNA ligase: MSYSVLEALRNSPDVVRKVLTARRMDASLVDKFLELDEKWRRLKKEVDELRHEYNKLSKEGAKAPPERRREIADKARELAARLERAEKELEETERAREEVLWSFPNLIHESVPICPEGVDSIPVRHWGVVKTTKDVVDKLDKGVDYLVVEKAPVGHADMAEVVLKMADTLKAGEVAGSRFYYLFDDLVWLDFALAMYALDYLAQKGFRPVIPPYMLKYDLIRRVLDFDTFKDAIYKIDGEDLYLIATAEHGIAAYLYKRELLEEELPQLYVGWSPCFRKEAGAGSRDIKGIFRVHIFHKVEQFVFSLPEDSWKWHEEITKNTEELIRGLGLPYRVVNICAHDLGAPAAKKYDIEVWYPSQGMYRELASCSNVTDWQSYRLGIRVTRKGMKREYVHTLNCTGLATTRTITAILENFQREDGAVEIPKVLRQYLEPIKAAPKDYILPKAAKSP; the protein is encoded by the coding sequence ATGTCTTACAGCGTATTGGAGGCTCTTAGAAACAGCCCAGACGTAGTTAGAAAAGTCTTAACCGCTAGGAGGATGGACGCTTCTCTCGTGGACAAGTTCTTAGAATTAGACGAGAAGTGGAGGCGGTTGAAAAAAGAAGTTGACGAGTTGAGGCACGAGTATAATAAGCTTTCAAAAGAGGGGGCAAAGGCTCCTCCGGAGAGGCGGAGGGAAATTGCGGATAAGGCTAGGGAGCTGGCGGCTAGGCTTGAGAGGGCTGAGAAAGAATTGGAAGAGACGGAGAGGGCTAGGGAGGAGGTTTTGTGGAGTTTTCCTAATCTTATTCACGAGTCCGTCCCCATATGCCCAGAGGGAGTCGATTCAATCCCCGTAAGACACTGGGGCGTTGTAAAAACAACTAAGGATGTAGTAGATAAATTGGACAAAGGCGTTGACTACTTAGTTGTAGAAAAGGCGCCGGTGGGTCACGCCGACATGGCCGAGGTTGTTTTAAAAATGGCCGACACGTTGAAGGCAGGGGAGGTGGCTGGGAGCCGTTTCTACTACTTGTTTGACGATTTAGTGTGGCTCGACTTCGCCCTCGCCATGTACGCATTAGACTACCTAGCCCAGAAGGGGTTTAGGCCTGTGATCCCGCCGTATATGTTGAAATACGACCTCATTAGGAGGGTTTTGGACTTCGACACTTTTAAAGACGCTATATACAAAATTGACGGCGAGGACTTATACCTAATCGCCACGGCGGAGCACGGAATAGCGGCGTATCTCTACAAACGCGAATTATTAGAGGAGGAGTTGCCGCAACTTTACGTGGGGTGGTCTCCATGTTTTAGAAAAGAGGCTGGCGCCGGCAGTAGGGACATAAAGGGTATTTTCAGAGTTCATATATTCCACAAAGTGGAGCAGTTCGTCTTCTCCCTGCCAGAGGACTCTTGGAAGTGGCATGAGGAAATAACTAAAAACACCGAGGAGCTCATAAGAGGCCTCGGCCTGCCTTACAGAGTTGTCAACATATGCGCCCACGACCTCGGGGCCCCGGCCGCTAAGAAATACGACATAGAAGTGTGGTATCCATCGCAGGGGATGTATAGAGAATTGGCGAGTTGTTCAAACGTAACCGACTGGCAGTCGTATAGGCTTGGCATAAGAGTAACTAGAAAGGGCATGAAGAGGGAGTACGTCCACACGCTTAACTGCACAGGTCTGGCGACCACGAGGACAATAACTGCCATTTTGGAGAACTTCCAGAGAGAAGACGGCGCTGTGGAGATACCAAAAGTTTTAAGACAATATTTAGAGCCGATAAAAGCCGCGCCTAAAGATTATATACTTCCAAAAGCGGCTAAAAGCCCTTAG
- a CDS encoding cyclic 2,3-diphosphoglycerate synthase: MRRVAIIGAAGRDFHVYNTVYRGSRKYKVVAFLMTQIPIPNRRYPPSLSGVPEGVPIYTWKSYEELTRYLKELRVDEAVLAYSDLLYDEVGHIISAVLASGATFKIHGPNDTYLNSIRPVFAVTATRTGAGKSTVSKEVVKDMASRGLKVAVVRHPMPYRDLEEGVVEIYKRPEDLDKLTFEEREEYEQYVEMGVPVLAGVDYSAVLKEAELLGDVILWDGGNNDFPFFRPNYMVVVTDARRAGHEVGSFPGELNLRLADAVIVTKVSDAGREKVEEVVANVKKTNPKASITKADLEVYVDRDITGKKVLVIEDAPTVTHGGLPYAAGYLAAVKYGAVVVDPRPYAVGVIKRVYEEYSTGPVLPSLGYTPEQRRDLEETIKRADADVVLLGTPAKIERVIKIDKPIARVSWRLKILEGPTIKDLVDEFLERALR; the protein is encoded by the coding sequence ATGAGGAGAGTGGCAATTATCGGCGCGGCCGGGAGGGATTTCCACGTGTATAATACCGTCTACAGAGGATCCCGTAAGTATAAAGTAGTGGCCTTTTTAATGACCCAAATCCCTATTCCCAACAGGAGATACCCGCCCTCTCTATCCGGCGTCCCCGAAGGCGTGCCAATTTACACTTGGAAAAGCTACGAGGAGCTTACACGATATTTAAAAGAGCTTAGAGTTGACGAGGCGGTTCTGGCCTATAGCGATTTGTTATATGACGAGGTTGGCCACATAATCTCAGCCGTGTTGGCCAGCGGAGCGACGTTTAAAATACACGGCCCGAATGACACTTATCTCAATTCCATTAGGCCGGTATTTGCCGTAACCGCGACGAGGACTGGGGCAGGCAAGTCTACTGTCTCAAAGGAGGTGGTTAAAGACATGGCCTCCCGAGGGCTTAAAGTGGCAGTGGTGAGACACCCAATGCCCTATAGAGATTTAGAGGAGGGAGTTGTGGAGATTTACAAAAGGCCTGAGGATTTAGACAAATTAACCTTTGAGGAGAGGGAGGAGTATGAACAGTATGTGGAAATGGGAGTGCCCGTGCTTGCCGGCGTTGATTACAGCGCTGTTTTAAAAGAGGCGGAGCTGTTGGGAGACGTGATACTGTGGGACGGGGGGAATAACGACTTCCCCTTCTTTAGGCCTAACTATATGGTAGTCGTCACGGACGCCAGAAGGGCGGGGCACGAGGTGGGGTCTTTCCCCGGCGAGTTAAACTTACGGCTTGCAGACGCCGTCATAGTCACTAAAGTCAGCGACGCCGGTAGGGAGAAAGTTGAGGAGGTTGTGGCCAATGTGAAGAAGACGAACCCCAAGGCCTCTATAACTAAGGCAGATCTGGAGGTATATGTGGACAGAGATATTACGGGGAAGAAGGTTTTAGTAATCGAAGACGCCCCCACTGTGACTCACGGCGGGTTGCCCTACGCCGCAGGGTACCTCGCGGCGGTTAAGTACGGCGCTGTGGTGGTAGATCCCAGGCCCTACGCAGTTGGCGTTATTAAGCGGGTTTATGAAGAATACAGCACCGGGCCCGTGTTGCCCAGCTTGGGCTATACCCCAGAGCAGAGGAGGGATCTTGAGGAGACTATTAAGAGAGCCGACGCCGACGTGGTACTGCTGGGAACACCCGCTAAAATTGAGAGAGTTATTAAAATTGACAAGCCGATTGCCAGAGTCTCCTGGCGGTTGAAAATATTAGAGGGGCCTACCATTAAGGACCTAGTAGATGAGTTCTTAGAAAGGGCATTACGCTAG
- a CDS encoding adenosylcobalamin-dependent ribonucleoside-diphosphate reductase, whose amino-acid sequence MPTVIKLDGRREPFSHDKLRLSVIRAGLDVCVEVNGAVEVSVNRDVGTWELADMVQLELLRRAIDKPELALVAKAHLLGRIYKETFGKDFLKTKTGYRERAIARFKSLIEAGLLKPEAIEALSAFEPRPDFDRSLSYNALRLFTNGNYALRDQNFRLAETPSMAAWRVATAVARELERAKLYYDYITQLKIVPASPFWFNAWTRKEMFASCFTLEVEDCLSSITHPGRYCIYDALAYSGIIQQLGGGVGYDFSLLRPEGDVVRGSVGVASGPVSFMRLFDANVDVIKQGGKRRGAQMGTLHVWHPDIRKFIKAKTGELKDAHLQNFNISVFVDDTFMEKALGVDGDSKYKLINPRVFYDKTGKKAVEFVDVHKETQVPKEAVWGEVDARQLFGEIAHGAWDSGDPGLIFKSNLNASNPLLGEEIEISNYRFTYIWRSVNPCAETVQNPFEVCNLTHINLVKFVKENCAGGSFEEKLGCIDWEGLAQAARVGTRYLDDAIERSRTGIKIIDEMNSATRKNGLGIMGFAELLIKLGIPYASWEAVELINRIMGWIYVNALDESAELARERGPFKFFEKSVYARGEIPVLKFQDFVWRRWERIKRVYPRELQEAGDRLRDITMRTREWLRPYLERLADKVRGGVRNSVVLSIAPTGRTSILAGTTSGVEPVFALAFLRNVTVGTLIEYYEPGIEWLKARGYWTPQVRKVVEETGMLRDAPVPEAAKHLLATAMEIGWLWHVLMQASAQQWVDQGISKTINMPANAPQEDVYWAFAFAWAVGVKGITVYRDKSKSVQVIYTGLKQDIKKRLAETKIVVRPLALETSIEEVAEQAKLKALEEGKDPYCKTGECG is encoded by the coding sequence ATGCCCACAGTAATAAAGCTAGACGGCAGGAGGGAGCCTTTCTCCCACGATAAGCTCAGGCTCTCAGTGATAAGAGCTGGTCTGGACGTGTGCGTTGAGGTAAACGGCGCGGTGGAGGTGTCTGTTAATAGAGACGTGGGTACGTGGGAGCTTGCCGATATGGTGCAATTAGAGCTCCTCCGCAGGGCAATTGACAAGCCGGAGCTCGCCCTAGTCGCCAAGGCTCACCTGCTGGGGAGGATTTACAAAGAGACCTTCGGTAAGGATTTCTTGAAAACTAAAACTGGCTACAGAGAAAGGGCTATAGCCAGATTCAAATCGCTTATAGAAGCCGGGCTCTTAAAGCCCGAGGCGATTGAGGCGCTATCAGCCTTTGAGCCCAGGCCGGACTTTGACCGCTCTCTCAGCTACAACGCCCTCAGGCTTTTCACAAACGGCAACTACGCCCTTAGGGATCAGAACTTTAGGCTGGCGGAGACCCCCTCCATGGCCGCGTGGCGCGTGGCGACGGCGGTGGCGAGAGAGCTGGAGAGGGCTAAACTGTATTACGACTACATAACCCAGCTGAAAATAGTCCCGGCCTCCCCCTTCTGGTTCAACGCCTGGACAAGAAAAGAGATGTTCGCCTCTTGTTTCACGCTGGAGGTGGAAGACTGCCTTTCGTCAATTACCCACCCCGGCAGGTACTGCATATACGACGCCCTGGCCTACTCCGGCATAATTCAACAACTGGGAGGGGGCGTGGGCTACGACTTCTCGCTACTGAGGCCCGAGGGAGACGTAGTGCGCGGCTCAGTGGGCGTGGCCTCAGGCCCGGTGAGCTTCATGAGGCTCTTCGACGCAAACGTAGACGTAATTAAACAGGGCGGGAAGCGCCGCGGCGCCCAAATGGGGACGCTACACGTGTGGCACCCCGATATCCGCAAGTTCATTAAGGCGAAGACGGGGGAGTTAAAAGACGCACACCTCCAGAACTTCAACATATCAGTATTTGTTGACGACACTTTCATGGAGAAGGCCCTGGGCGTAGACGGCGACTCGAAGTATAAGCTGATAAACCCCAGGGTGTTTTACGACAAGACTGGGAAAAAGGCCGTTGAGTTCGTTGACGTACACAAAGAGACGCAAGTTCCCAAAGAGGCCGTGTGGGGCGAGGTAGACGCCAGACAGCTCTTCGGCGAAATAGCCCACGGCGCTTGGGACTCCGGCGACCCCGGCCTCATATTTAAGTCGAATTTAAACGCCTCGAACCCTCTGCTTGGAGAAGAAATAGAAATTTCAAATTACCGCTTTACTTACATATGGAGATCTGTTAACCCATGTGCAGAAACAGTACAAAATCCATTTGAAGTATGCAACCTCACCCACATAAATCTTGTAAAGTTTGTAAAAGAGAATTGCGCCGGGGGATCGTTTGAGGAAAAACTGGGGTGTATCGACTGGGAGGGCCTCGCCCAGGCGGCTAGGGTTGGCACGCGTTATTTAGACGACGCCATTGAGAGGAGCAGGACTGGCATTAAGATCATCGACGAGATGAACTCAGCCACTAGGAAAAACGGGCTTGGGATAATGGGCTTTGCGGAGCTGTTAATTAAGCTGGGGATTCCCTACGCCTCTTGGGAGGCGGTAGAGCTCATCAACCGCATCATGGGCTGGATTTATGTAAACGCTCTCGACGAGTCGGCCGAGCTGGCCAGAGAGAGGGGGCCGTTTAAGTTCTTTGAGAAGTCTGTGTACGCCAGGGGCGAAATACCCGTCCTCAAGTTCCAAGACTTCGTGTGGAGACGCTGGGAGCGCATTAAACGCGTATATCCCAGGGAGTTGCAAGAGGCCGGGGACAGGTTGCGGGACATCACTATGAGGACTAGGGAGTGGCTGAGGCCGTATTTAGAGAGGCTGGCGGACAAAGTGAGGGGCGGGGTCAGGAACTCGGTGGTGCTCTCCATTGCGCCCACAGGCCGCACTAGCATATTGGCGGGGACTACCAGCGGCGTCGAGCCCGTCTTCGCCTTGGCCTTCCTCCGCAACGTCACTGTGGGGACGTTGATAGAGTACTACGAGCCCGGGATAGAGTGGCTGAAGGCGCGGGGGTACTGGACGCCGCAAGTCAGAAAAGTGGTGGAAGAGACGGGCATGTTGAGAGATGCCCCAGTGCCAGAAGCCGCGAAGCACCTGCTGGCCACCGCCATGGAGATAGGCTGGCTGTGGCACGTGTTAATGCAGGCAAGCGCACAACAGTGGGTGGACCAGGGGATTAGCAAGACTATAAACATGCCGGCCAACGCCCCCCAGGAGGACGTGTACTGGGCCTTTGCCTTCGCGTGGGCGGTAGGCGTCAAGGGCATAACGGTGTATAGAGACAAGTCCAAGTCTGTCCAAGTTATCTACACCGGCTTGAAGCAAGATATTAAGAAGAGACTGGCAGAGACAAAAATCGTCGTGAGGCCTCTCGCCTTAGAGACATCTATAGAAGAAGTGGCAGAGCAGGCAAAACTAAAGGCGCTGGAAGAGGGGAAAGACCCCTACTGCAAGACGGGCGAGTGCGGATAG
- a CDS encoding phosphohydrolase has protein sequence MIIFGDVHIGSRHAKIQHLKQCLREINPEEVAITGDLFDDQHRRVSRDEALRLIRKAIEILGIRPKALYIALSSSSHDPLLPGPLTAKIDGIEVVAHNGEVIINDKVLLSHGDKVVKNGFVAYLMDLTNRGRVGKMLKRKLKLEGNIWLAYGHSHVPYVNPEERILNPGGWKIYGVRRIGGNVYQLPSAKPLCEPHL, from the coding sequence GTGATAATATTCGGCGACGTTCACATTGGATCCCGCCATGCCAAAATACAACATCTCAAACAATGTCTACGCGAGATTAATCCCGAGGAGGTGGCCATTACGGGGGATTTATTCGACGACCAGCACAGAAGAGTTAGCAGAGATGAGGCCCTGAGGCTAATACGCAAAGCGATAGAGATTTTGGGAATACGGCCAAAGGCGCTTTACATTGCTTTAAGCTCGTCCTCTCACGACCCCTTACTCCCGGGGCCTCTCACTGCCAAAATAGACGGCATTGAAGTTGTCGCCCACAACGGCGAGGTGATTATTAACGACAAGGTGTTGCTAAGCCACGGCGATAAAGTTGTGAAAAACGGCTTTGTGGCATACCTCATGGACTTGACAAACAGGGGACGCGTGGGCAAAATGCTGAAGAGGAAGCTTAAGCTGGAGGGCAATATATGGCTGGCCTACGGGCACAGCCATGTGCCGTATGTAAACCCAGAGGAGAGAATTCTAAACCCCGGGGGCTGGAAGATATACGGCGTGCGGCGGATCGGGGGTAATGTCTACCAGCTACCTTCTGCCAAACCTCTCTGCGAGCCACACCTCTAG
- the ahcY gene encoding adenosylhomocysteinase: MPESRVKDSSLADRGREQLYWAELNMPVLLEIRRRFEKEKPLSGHVIAACLHVTKETGVLVRTLAAGGAEVVLIPSNPLSTQDDVAAALAQEGIHVYAWRGMSEREYYNAIGFALSFNPTITMDDGADLTATIHKIGHGVRDQTIEYVLETAGSLDAAGLFSRIRGGTEETTTGVIRLKALKKSGKLLYPIIAVNESYTKYLFDNRYGTGQSTWDGVMRATNLLIAGKNVVIAGYGWVGRGIAIRARGLGARRVIVVEVDPIRALEAVFDGYEVMPMDKAAEVGDIFITATGNIRAISLGHIFKMKDGAVLANAGHFNVEIDVAGLERVAVAKRRIRPYLEEYTLPNGKRVYLIGEGRLVNLVAAEGHPSEVMDLSFANQALAAEFLAKNKLSVDVYKLPDEIDREVARLKLKTMGIEIEELTEEQRRYISSWELGT; encoded by the coding sequence ATGCCGGAGTCCCGCGTTAAGGACTCTTCCCTGGCGGATAGGGGTCGGGAGCAACTTTATTGGGCTGAGCTGAACATGCCAGTGTTATTAGAGATAAGGAGGAGGTTTGAAAAAGAGAAACCTCTTTCAGGCCATGTAATTGCCGCGTGCCTCCACGTCACTAAGGAAACCGGCGTCTTAGTACGCACATTAGCAGCTGGCGGGGCGGAGGTCGTCCTCATACCTTCAAATCCGCTTTCAACACAGGATGATGTAGCTGCCGCGTTAGCGCAAGAGGGGATACATGTCTATGCATGGCGTGGGATGAGCGAGCGTGAGTATTATAACGCCATAGGTTTTGCTTTATCTTTTAACCCAACCATTACCATGGACGACGGCGCCGATCTAACGGCTACTATTCATAAAATTGGCCACGGGGTTAGAGATCAGACAATAGAATACGTATTAGAGACGGCGGGTTCTCTTGACGCGGCGGGTTTATTCTCGAGAATTAGAGGCGGCACAGAGGAGACCACTACAGGAGTAATTAGACTCAAGGCGTTGAAAAAATCTGGAAAACTCCTATACCCCATTATTGCCGTAAACGAGTCTTACACTAAATACCTTTTCGATAACCGCTACGGCACTGGGCAGTCCACGTGGGACGGCGTGATGAGAGCCACTAATTTACTAATAGCGGGGAAAAACGTTGTAATAGCCGGGTACGGCTGGGTGGGGAGGGGCATAGCGATTAGGGCCAGGGGCTTAGGCGCTAGGAGAGTTATAGTAGTAGAGGTGGATCCCATTAGGGCGCTCGAGGCCGTTTTCGACGGATATGAGGTTATGCCCATGGACAAGGCCGCGGAGGTGGGGGACATCTTCATCACAGCCACTGGGAATATAAGAGCAATAAGCCTAGGGCATATTTTCAAAATGAAAGACGGCGCAGTCCTCGCCAACGCGGGCCATTTCAACGTTGAGATAGACGTAGCTGGGCTGGAGCGCGTGGCGGTTGCGAAAAGGAGGATAAGGCCTTACCTAGAGGAGTACACCCTCCCCAACGGCAAAAGAGTGTATTTAATCGGCGAGGGCCGTCTGGTCAACCTTGTGGCGGCTGAGGGGCACCCGTCAGAGGTGATGGACTTGTCGTTTGCAAACCAAGCGCTTGCGGCGGAGTTTTTAGCCAAAAACAAACTGTCAGTAGACGTCTACAAACTCCCCGACGAAATTGACAGAGAAGTGGCCCGGCTGAAGTTAAAAACCATGGGAATTGAGATTGAGGAGCTCACAGAGGAGCAGAGGCGTTATATATCCTCTTGGGAATTGGGAACATAA
- a CDS encoding helix-turn-helix domain-containing protein translates to MSEIPVKPIGREDIRKLESALLVMSLYDRETLEAIKDPSARVTWVDSLYIAAAAFARERAGMPVSKIAEELGVTEATVRRHLKGETKAGQLVMRIYERLLKEGFKVELPPELAEQCEAKVKELREKLEKVKKALAEILAVAPWR, encoded by the coding sequence ATGTCGGAGATACCTGTAAAACCTATAGGTAGAGAAGACATTAGGAAGTTGGAATCTGCGTTGTTAGTAATGTCTCTGTACGACAGGGAGACTCTAGAGGCAATTAAAGACCCCTCCGCTAGAGTGACTTGGGTGGATTCGCTCTATATCGCGGCCGCGGCCTTTGCGAGAGAAAGAGCCGGAATGCCTGTGTCTAAAATCGCCGAGGAACTCGGCGTAACTGAGGCCACGGTGAGGCGGCATCTCAAAGGCGAGACTAAGGCCGGCCAGCTGGTGATGAGAATATATGAGAGGCTTTTGAAAGAGGGCTTTAAGGTGGAACTACCTCCTGAGCTGGCGGAACAGTGCGAAGCAAAAGTAAAAGAGCTGAGGGAGAAGCTTGAAAAAGTGAAAAAGGCCCTTGCTGAGATTCTGGCTGTAGCGCCATGGAGATAA
- a CDS encoding KaiC domain-containing protein encodes MTVPRVRSYVPGLDEILFGGIPERSVVLLSGGPGTGKSILGKQFLYNGLKRGDAGVFVALEEHPVAVRRSFRHFGWDIAQYEREGKFAIVDAFTGGVGTAAQRERYIVKQVDDVHELSDVLRQAIRDTGARRVVIDSVSTLYLTKPAVARGTIMTLKRVIAGLGCTAFFVSQVSVGERGFGGPGVEHAVDGIIRLDLDEFDGRLYRSIIVWKMRDTKHSMVRHPMEIKDGGIEIMWDKYIKITGSSVRIEPLPKEEAEAMRKAVEDVEKQPAPKKIEIEEE; translated from the coding sequence ATGACCGTGCCGAGAGTAAGATCATATGTGCCAGGCCTTGACGAGATCCTCTTCGGCGGTATTCCGGAGAGGTCGGTGGTTCTGCTCAGCGGAGGGCCCGGGACGGGCAAGTCGATACTAGGGAAGCAGTTTTTATACAACGGCTTAAAGAGGGGGGATGCGGGCGTGTTCGTGGCGCTGGAGGAGCACCCGGTGGCTGTGAGGCGCTCTTTTAGACACTTCGGGTGGGACATAGCCCAATATGAGCGCGAGGGCAAATTCGCCATAGTAGACGCCTTTACTGGCGGGGTGGGGACGGCAGCTCAACGGGAGAGGTATATTGTAAAACAAGTTGACGACGTTCATGAGCTAAGTGATGTACTGCGCCAGGCTATAAGAGACACGGGGGCCCGCCGCGTGGTTATCGACTCGGTCTCCACGCTCTATTTGACAAAACCGGCAGTTGCCCGGGGCACAATTATGACGTTAAAACGGGTAATAGCGGGGCTGGGCTGCACGGCGTTTTTTGTATCGCAAGTGTCAGTTGGCGAGCGAGGCTTCGGCGGCCCAGGCGTAGAGCACGCCGTCGACGGCATAATCCGTCTTGATCTCGACGAATTTGACGGCCGGCTTTACCGCTCTATAATAGTGTGGAAGATGCGAGATACAAAACACTCAATGGTGCGACACCCCATGGAGATAAAAGACGGCGGCATTGAAATTATGTGGGATAAATATATAAAAATAACGGGGAGCTCCGTGAGAATAGAGCCGTTGCCCAAGGAGGAGGCTGAGGCCATGAGAAAGGCTGTTGAGGACGTGGAGAAACAGCCAGCGCCGAAGAAAATCGAAATAGAGGAGGAGTAG
- a CDS encoding DsbA family protein — MIFKRQKPRLTPITKTDVVKRLLDLAVVKVGNSDKAVLVFFDLKCPFCARLFKETEEILVDMAKRGLVTFAMCDYVVHKEAEPLHRKLRCLSEEERLKLISDVYSGKRVDAGECPEGNLRECEKAAEEVGVYGTPTILFYNFAKGRGYIHFGYMPPSDVLDAISSL, encoded by the coding sequence GTGATATTCAAAAGGCAGAAGCCCAGGCTCACGCCGATAACAAAAACCGACGTAGTTAAAAGGCTTTTGGACTTGGCAGTAGTCAAAGTGGGGAATAGCGACAAGGCGGTATTAGTCTTTTTTGACTTGAAATGCCCCTTCTGCGCCAGGCTTTTTAAAGAGACTGAGGAAATCCTCGTGGATATGGCCAAGAGAGGCCTTGTGACTTTTGCCATGTGCGACTACGTAGTTCATAAAGAGGCAGAGCCTCTGCACAGAAAGCTTAGGTGTCTCTCAGAGGAGGAAAGGCTTAAGCTCATAAGCGACGTGTATAGCGGCAAGAGAGTAGACGCAGGCGAATGCCCCGAGGGCAATTTGAGGGAGTGTGAAAAAGCGGCGGAGGAGGTCGGCGTTTACGGAACGCCGACTATCCTATTTTACAACTTCGCCAAGGGAAGGGGGTATATACACTTCGGCTACATGCCTCCCAGCGACGTCCTCGACGCCATTTCCTCTTTATGA
- a CDS encoding B3/B4 domain-containing protein translates to MEIINEVRNLGVFVAYDVIVNIDNTKYVPKLVEEIEAAVEEARRALSLDTLKDHPIIRAYRDFYWRVLGIDPTKQRPAQEALLRRVLRGEPLPRINPVVDAGNAASIKFIVPIGLYDIAKINSKTLRIRFSKKGEIFRPIGGSPMELDNQIVLASDGQILHIYPYRDSVDTKVENSTREVLVVVAGVAGVEEERLLKTAYYLRDLLSLLGGVPAGEVKLA, encoded by the coding sequence ATGGAGATAATAAATGAGGTTAGAAATCTCGGCGTTTTCGTGGCCTATGACGTTATTGTAAACATCGATAATACAAAATATGTCCCCAAACTAGTAGAGGAGATAGAGGCGGCAGTTGAGGAAGCGAGACGCGCCCTCTCTCTAGACACTTTAAAAGACCACCCGATTATTAGGGCTTACCGCGACTTCTACTGGAGAGTACTCGGGATAGACCCTACGAAACAAAGGCCTGCGCAAGAGGCGCTTTTGAGGAGAGTCCTCCGCGGGGAGCCCTTGCCCAGAATAAACCCAGTAGTCGACGCGGGGAATGCGGCGTCTATAAAATTCATAGTCCCAATAGGGCTGTACGATATAGCTAAAATTAACAGTAAGACTCTGCGCATAAGATTTTCAAAAAAAGGCGAGATCTTCCGCCCCATAGGCGGATCGCCGATGGAGCTGGACAATCAAATCGTCCTCGCATCAGACGGGCAGATACTCCACATATACCCATATAGGGACAGCGTTGACACAAAGGTGGAAAACAGCACAAGGGAGGTGTTAGTAGTAGTGGCGGGCGTGGCCGGGGTAGAGGAGGAGAGGCTGTTAAAAACGGCGTATTACCTACGCGACTTGCTATCGCTATTAGGCGGCGTGCCCGCGGGAGAGGTGAAACTAGCGTAA
- a CDS encoding thioredoxin/glutaredoxin has protein sequence MIKIVLHHTCKSSYTLFKALKNTPGVKFEMASQPYFTYLKNYVLSVPAVFKDGELYLLDPVEPDDIKSLIEGRAERELDVDEAVDHAIRGVMASQAMLTAVMLYKSLRPILDAEIISVISRAKFHGQTAKVPQIIQRIREREEELLKEHWEHLVKLLTFGLVREMYWLQIDIDEVEKSHIKMWLLAKATVGRLGLPYPRPNVPEDVVDAVYAVLKDAGRRYMDRIAEEQQIILGDAEFMALQV, from the coding sequence ATGATCAAGATAGTACTACACCACACGTGCAAGTCGTCGTATACGCTGTTTAAGGCCTTGAAAAATACGCCCGGCGTTAAATTTGAAATGGCCTCGCAGCCCTACTTCACTTATCTGAAAAACTACGTCTTGAGCGTCCCCGCGGTTTTTAAAGACGGGGAGCTGTACTTGCTCGACCCCGTGGAGCCCGACGATATAAAGTCGCTGATAGAGGGGAGGGCCGAGAGGGAGCTCGACGTGGACGAGGCCGTTGACCACGCTATTAGGGGCGTCATGGCCAGTCAAGCAATGCTCACGGCAGTAATGTTATACAAATCGCTGAGGCCCATACTTGACGCGGAGATAATCTCAGTGATATCAAGAGCAAAATTCCACGGACAAACGGCCAAGGTGCCACAGATAATACAAAGGATTAGGGAGAGAGAGGAGGAGCTACTAAAAGAACACTGGGAGCACTTAGTAAAACTATTAACTTTCGGCCTAGTGCGAGAAATGTACTGGCTACAAATCGACATAGACGAAGTGGAGAAGAGCCACATTAAGATGTGGCTCCTCGCCAAGGCCACTGTGGGGAGGCTCGGCCTCCCGTACCCGAGGCCGAACGTGCCTGAGGACGTAGTAGACGCAGTTTACGCGGTTTTAAAAGATGCCGGGCGCAGATATATGGACCGCATCGCCGAAGAGCAACAGATAATTCTAGGCGACGCGGAGTTCATGGCATTACAGGTATAA